Proteins encoded by one window of Mangrovibacterium diazotrophicum:
- a CDS encoding phosphoenolpyruvate carboxylase gives MSTVFNQVRRFLGKPYDDLHFLLSCFKEVLEESNKEELVPFIPWLSETKKPGPADLISNDYIHLMSMCFQLLNLAEVNGAVQSRRLKEEVDMAKVNGLWANQFKMLKEQGIGEKEILEELPKVMIEPVLTAHPTEAKRAVVLHEYRKLYLLLVKRENKMYTHIEQQEIRDEIKQILHRLWHVGEIYIEKPRIESELDNILHYLTNVFPGVLVILDKRLRQAWKESGFDMHLLDNVDLYPAFSFGNWVGGDRDGHPLVTPEITRLTLQKLRIHAFYIIKNELVELAQKLSIYRNSSEVSDEFNKRVNELVAELGEPGEQELREHGEEIFKVFVDLLLKKIPIDLSREFNMELEDRTNSYRSSIDLVADLNLLYAELEACQVGEVARVDVGRAKRLVRIFGFHLAKLDIRQNSAYHEKALNQLVTSSLGEEAAKDIDSSQEAKRSFLDGELKINRPFLVDHQNLELEGKNVMGAMSVVAEHVHRYSPNAFGKLIVSMTRNTEDLLTVYLFMREVGLMVKKENGLAAMLPVVPLFETIEDLKESPGILDDYLSHPVVQNSLKAQSWENAGGELIQDVMIGYSDSNKDGGILASTWFLHEAQKALTEVGRKHGVSIRFFHGTGGSISRGAGPAHWFVKTLPAGSINGKFRVTEQGETIERKYANLVNAAYNLELMLASVTAQTVLHKHSKAERHEVETLFRQLGDRGRFYYRQLISDPDFIRFFEQATPIDVIESSKIGSRPARRTGKRSMEDLRAIPWVFSWSQSRFNITSWYGVGSTLHEMKTQKPDDYQKMIELMEYDPFVRYVMTNLDSSLASTDEQIMEKYASMVEEPEIRKRIMGIIKKELTLTRDMLADVLQVPIEQRRKNHYYSTQLRAEALNFLHDAQIELLQKWRESKKKKTPDEDDYLFALLQCVNAIANALGATG, from the coding sequence ATGAGTACTGTTTTTAACCAAGTGCGCCGCTTCTTGGGCAAACCATATGATGATTTGCATTTCCTGCTGAGTTGTTTCAAGGAGGTGCTCGAAGAGAGTAATAAGGAAGAGCTTGTTCCCTTTATTCCTTGGTTAAGCGAGACCAAAAAGCCGGGGCCTGCTGATTTGATCAGTAACGATTATATCCACCTGATGTCGATGTGTTTTCAACTGCTGAACCTGGCCGAAGTAAACGGCGCGGTACAGAGTCGTCGTTTGAAGGAAGAAGTGGATATGGCCAAGGTGAATGGCTTGTGGGCCAACCAGTTTAAAATGCTGAAAGAGCAGGGAATTGGTGAGAAAGAGATATTGGAGGAGTTGCCGAAAGTCATGATCGAGCCAGTTTTAACGGCTCACCCAACTGAAGCAAAGCGTGCGGTGGTATTGCACGAGTATCGCAAATTATACCTCTTGCTGGTAAAGCGCGAAAACAAAATGTACACGCACATCGAGCAACAGGAGATTCGTGATGAAATCAAGCAGATCCTGCACCGGTTGTGGCATGTAGGTGAAATTTATATTGAAAAGCCCCGTATTGAATCGGAGCTGGATAATATTCTGCACTACCTGACCAACGTGTTCCCGGGGGTGCTGGTAATCCTGGACAAACGTCTGCGTCAAGCCTGGAAAGAATCCGGTTTCGACATGCATTTGCTGGACAATGTGGATTTGTACCCGGCCTTCTCATTCGGAAACTGGGTCGGCGGCGACCGCGACGGGCACCCTTTGGTTACGCCCGAAATCACGCGTCTGACTTTACAAAAACTGCGGATTCACGCTTTCTATATTATCAAGAACGAGTTGGTAGAGCTGGCTCAAAAGCTCAGTATTTACCGCAACTCATCCGAAGTGTCGGATGAATTCAACAAGCGGGTGAACGAGCTGGTTGCCGAATTAGGCGAACCCGGTGAACAGGAGTTGAGAGAGCACGGCGAAGAGATTTTCAAGGTGTTTGTCGACTTGTTGCTGAAAAAGATTCCAATTGATTTGAGCCGCGAGTTTAATATGGAGCTCGAAGACCGGACCAACAGCTACCGCAGTTCGATCGACCTGGTTGCCGATTTGAACTTGTTGTATGCCGAGCTCGAAGCTTGCCAGGTTGGCGAAGTTGCCCGGGTTGATGTAGGCCGCGCAAAACGCTTGGTTCGTATTTTCGGTTTCCACCTGGCTAAACTGGACATCCGCCAAAACAGCGCCTATCACGAAAAAGCCCTGAACCAGTTGGTGACAAGCTCGCTGGGCGAGGAAGCTGCAAAAGATATTGATTCATCGCAGGAAGCGAAACGAAGCTTTTTGGATGGAGAATTGAAAATAAACCGTCCGTTCCTGGTCGATCATCAGAACCTGGAACTGGAAGGCAAAAATGTAATGGGTGCGATGAGCGTTGTGGCCGAACATGTGCACCGCTACAGCCCCAATGCTTTCGGGAAACTCATTGTGAGTATGACCCGCAATACCGAAGATTTGCTTACTGTTTACCTCTTCATGCGTGAAGTTGGTTTGATGGTGAAAAAAGAAAACGGCCTGGCAGCAATGTTGCCGGTTGTGCCGTTGTTCGAGACCATTGAAGACCTGAAAGAAAGTCCCGGCATTTTGGACGACTACCTGAGCCATCCGGTTGTGCAAAACAGTTTGAAAGCACAATCGTGGGAAAATGCCGGTGGTGAGCTCATACAGGATGTGATGATTGGCTACAGTGACAGTAACAAGGATGGTGGTATTTTGGCCAGCACCTGGTTCCTGCACGAAGCGCAGAAAGCGCTGACTGAAGTTGGCCGAAAACATGGCGTGTCCATCCGTTTCTTCCACGGTACCGGGGGGAGTATCAGTCGTGGTGCAGGTCCGGCACACTGGTTTGTAAAGACATTGCCGGCTGGCTCTATCAACGGTAAATTCCGGGTAACAGAGCAGGGTGAAACCATCGAGCGGAAGTATGCCAACCTGGTGAACGCCGCCTATAACCTGGAGTTGATGCTGGCCAGTGTGACTGCTCAAACGGTGTTGCACAAACACAGCAAAGCGGAACGCCATGAAGTGGAGACCTTGTTCCGCCAATTGGGCGACCGCGGACGATTCTATTATCGCCAGTTGATTTCTGATCCCGATTTCATTCGCTTCTTCGAGCAGGCCACACCGATCGATGTAATCGAGTCGAGCAAGATCGGTTCGCGCCCGGCGCGTCGTACCGGAAAACGAAGCATGGAAGACCTTCGTGCTATCCCTTGGGTATTCTCCTGGTCGCAGTCGCGCTTCAACATTACCAGTTGGTACGGCGTGGGTTCAACCTTACATGAAATGAAAACCCAAAAGCCGGACGACTATCAAAAGATGATTGAACTGATGGAATACGATCCGTTTGTGCGGTATGTGATGACCAATCTCGATTCGAGTCTGGCATCGACCGACGAGCAGATTATGGAAAAATACGCTTCGATGGTGGAAGAACCTGAAATTCGTAAGCGCATCATGGGCATCATCAAGAAAGAATTGACGCTGACCCGTGATATGTTGGCCGACGTGTTGCAGGTGCCGATAGAACAACGCCGGAAAAACCACTACTATTCGACCCAGTTACGGGCCGAAGCACTCAACTTCCTGCACGATGCTCAGATTGAGCTGTTGCAGAAATGGCGAGAAAGTAAGAAGAAGAAAACACCGGATGAGGATGATTACCTCTTTGCCTTGTTGCAATGTGTTAATGCTATTGCCAATGCCCTCGGGGCAACCGGTTGA
- a CDS encoding TetR/AcrR family transcriptional regulator: MVREKDEIVKTEILEQAQKLFHQYGLKKTTMDEIAAACGKAKSTLYHYFTSKEEVFDAVIEMELTNLRKQVKDKVEQQKSITDKLKTYMVEFQKGSLCMANVYRIMNDANYEQRNTKERFCKMMEFEKSYLQRILFDAYDSGECRNLQKDDLPLMAELFLAGYFGTVKYMILTAENYDPEKLERMAEIFTSKLFE, from the coding sequence ATGGTGCGAGAAAAGGATGAAATAGTCAAAACGGAAATACTGGAACAAGCGCAAAAGTTGTTTCATCAATATGGTTTGAAAAAAACCACCATGGATGAGATTGCAGCAGCCTGCGGGAAAGCCAAAAGTACGCTTTACCACTACTTCACCAGCAAAGAGGAAGTATTTGATGCAGTGATTGAAATGGAATTGACCAATCTTCGCAAACAAGTGAAAGACAAGGTGGAGCAGCAAAAGTCAATCACGGATAAACTGAAAACATACATGGTCGAATTCCAAAAGGGAAGCTTGTGCATGGCCAACGTTTACCGGATAATGAACGATGCCAATTACGAGCAACGGAATACAAAAGAGCGCTTTTGCAAGATGATGGAATTTGAGAAATCGTACCTGCAGCGAATTTTGTTCGATGCTTATGATTCGGGGGAATGCCGTAATCTGCAAAAAGATGACCTCCCGTTAATGGCCGAATTATTTCTGGCTGGTTATTTCGGCACCGTGAAATATATGATCCTGACAGCAGAAAACTATGATCCTGAGAAATTGGAACGGATGGCCGAAATATTTACATCCAAACTATTTGAGTAA
- a CDS encoding adenylate/guanylate cyclase domain-containing protein, giving the protein MDKKELFRKMNQKQNLKFQTLWLVGKLFFNLIAWAILTGILFLSVFLLQPDIGTNGARFFQVVDQNHVVPLLLSSLMALFTWLIEDVVLYRYLSRKSMGVVFLYRFLVLMLLVVFVFLVVSAYHYHNKIFTDIDEYLLLLKWFFISRTSAFLFIMAVFISMIINMFKAIRQKVGALNFFKIVSGYYRKPREEERIFIFIDLISSTKYAEQLGHRQYSKFLQKCFEPLGLLEIKYRAMQYQIIGDEVVLTWYTKNIQNFRHAVKLYYEFSYMLNCRQEEFKKEFGIIPNFTASINSGKIMVSEVGSIKSEIAFHGDVLNTAARIQKQCKSYNRQLLVTKTFATKFEEVGNGFKIEWIAKDLLIGKKHKVDIFAIEIENELEVDTNCMMPTSTACN; this is encoded by the coding sequence ATGGATAAAAAAGAGTTGTTCCGGAAAATGAATCAAAAACAAAACCTGAAGTTTCAGACTTTGTGGTTAGTTGGAAAGCTCTTTTTTAACCTGATTGCCTGGGCCATCCTGACCGGAATACTTTTCCTGTCCGTTTTCCTGTTACAGCCTGATATTGGTACAAATGGAGCTCGTTTTTTCCAGGTCGTTGATCAAAATCACGTGGTTCCCCTATTGCTGAGCTCGTTGATGGCTCTTTTCACCTGGCTGATTGAAGATGTGGTTCTGTATCGGTATCTGTCCCGCAAAAGTATGGGAGTTGTCTTCCTGTACCGTTTCCTGGTACTCATGCTTTTAGTAGTATTTGTTTTTCTTGTTGTTTCCGCCTACCACTACCACAACAAAATTTTTACCGATATCGATGAATATTTGCTGCTTTTGAAGTGGTTCTTTATTAGCCGCACCAGCGCATTCCTGTTCATCATGGCGGTATTTATTTCCATGATCATCAACATGTTTAAGGCCATTCGTCAAAAAGTTGGTGCCTTAAATTTTTTCAAGATAGTTTCGGGCTACTATCGCAAACCAAGGGAAGAAGAACGCATCTTCATTTTCATCGACTTAATCTCGTCGACAAAATATGCAGAACAGCTGGGACACCGCCAATACAGTAAGTTTTTACAGAAGTGTTTTGAACCGCTCGGACTGCTCGAAATTAAATACCGCGCCATGCAATACCAGATTATCGGCGACGAGGTGGTACTGACCTGGTACACCAAAAACATCCAGAATTTCCGGCATGCGGTAAAATTATACTACGAATTCAGTTACATGCTTAACTGTCGGCAGGAAGAGTTTAAAAAAGAATTTGGCATTATTCCCAACTTCACAGCATCCATCAACTCCGGAAAGATTATGGTTTCGGAGGTCGGCTCGATTAAAAGTGAAATTGCCTTTCACGGCGATGTCCTGAACACGGCGGCCCGGATTCAGAAACAATGCAAAAGTTACAATCGCCAACTGCTGGTAACAAAAACCTTTGCCACGAAATTTGAGGAGGTTGGCAACGGGTTTAAAATTGAATGGATTGCAAAAGATCTGTTAATTGGCAAAAAACACAAAGTCGACATTTTCGCCATTGAAATTGAAAATGAACTGGAAGTTGATACCAACTGTATGATGCCTACGTCAACTGCATGTAATTAA
- a CDS encoding Pycsar system effector family protein, whose product MEVIEKVKLHVIDFFEKHPNQQLVFHTLEHTLSVVRQAEIIGQAEGLSQEDLNAVTIAAWFHDTGYLLQLENHEGASVTVAREFFKNHPVGEVCENIVIDCIEVTCRKREPKSVAESVILDADIAHVADENFIQISKKLKREISNCMDCDVKVRDYWEGTLSFMEKLEFYTDYAKTNFPALLQDNIAKVKDLLKVEAEKENKKENKKKRNTEKGVESMFRLTASNQMRLSSIGDKKANILISINSILISVSAAVATRQAMDYHPFLPALVTLFLSSLISLIFAILSCRPELKPVNVTDEELKQRKINLLFFGNFNGIPYPKYHESMREMMDDYDYLYGNLIKDQYNLGKTLYRKYKLLRIAYNVFMYGFILAALVFAINYMQLT is encoded by the coding sequence ATGGAAGTCATCGAAAAGGTAAAACTTCATGTGATCGATTTTTTTGAGAAACACCCCAATCAGCAATTGGTTTTTCATACGCTGGAACATACGCTTTCGGTTGTTCGGCAAGCTGAAATAATTGGCCAGGCTGAAGGGCTTTCGCAGGAGGATTTGAACGCAGTGACGATTGCTGCCTGGTTTCACGACACAGGCTATTTGTTGCAATTGGAAAATCATGAAGGTGCGAGTGTGACGGTGGCCAGGGAATTTTTTAAGAATCATCCGGTTGGTGAAGTCTGCGAAAATATTGTGATTGATTGTATTGAAGTGACTTGCCGGAAGCGTGAGCCAAAGTCGGTGGCAGAAAGTGTGATTCTGGATGCCGATATTGCGCATGTGGCTGATGAAAACTTTATACAGATATCGAAAAAGCTAAAGCGGGAGATTTCGAACTGTATGGACTGTGATGTGAAGGTTCGGGATTACTGGGAAGGCACCTTGTCTTTCATGGAAAAGCTGGAATTTTACACCGACTACGCCAAAACTAATTTCCCGGCCTTGTTGCAGGACAATATCGCGAAGGTTAAAGATTTACTGAAAGTGGAAGCCGAGAAAGAAAACAAAAAGGAGAATAAGAAAAAAAGAAATACCGAAAAGGGAGTCGAGTCGATGTTTCGTCTGACTGCCAGTAACCAGATGAGACTGAGTTCAATTGGTGACAAAAAGGCGAATATTCTGATATCGATCAACTCAATTTTAATTTCCGTATCGGCAGCTGTGGCAACGAGGCAGGCCATGGATTACCATCCGTTTCTTCCTGCTTTGGTGACACTTTTTCTTTCAAGCCTAATATCCCTGATTTTTGCGATTTTATCGTGTCGTCCAGAGCTGAAGCCGGTGAATGTGACCGACGAGGAGCTGAAACAACGCAAGATAAATTTGCTTTTCTTCGGAAATTTCAACGGGATACCTTATCCAAAGTATCACGAATCGATGCGTGAAATGATGGATGATTACGATTACCTGTATGGGAACCTGATCAAAGACCAGTATAATTTGGGGAAGACATTGTACCGCAAATACAAGTTATTGCGAATTGCCTACAACGTTTTTATGTATGGATTTATCCTGGCTGCTCTCGTTTTTGCCATTAATTACATGCAGTTGACGTAG